CCTTTCATATTAGATTTAGGATAACATAGGCCAAATATCTTAGTGTGTTGTGCGTAAAGAGTACCGCGTTTGGATATGAATTTATTCTCATATATTTATTCCTGGTCTATAAATTTTTCCAGAAAAAAATAAGTAAATTAATCAGTTTCTCTATTATTTTCTTCTCTTAAAAAAGCCTCTTTTAATTTTATCAGGGCTTGTGCTGGATCTTCTACAAAAATTTTTGCACCTCCAATTATATCAACAAAACCTAACTCATTCCTGTATCGGGGAACAATATGTTGATGTAAATGCTGAATACTAGCTCCAGCGCTTTCTCCCAGATTATAACCTATATTGAAATCCTGAGTATTATATATTTTCTGTAATATCTTTATAGATAGAACAGTTAGGTGATGCATGTCCCTTACTTCCTCAGGAAATAATTCTGCAAAATCTACAATATGCCGATTAGGGAATATCATTAAATGCCCGGGATTATAGGGGTAAAGATTTACAGCTACTGTCATTAAATCATTACTAAAAATACTTGAATCAACCACCCTGCTGTCATGAGCCACTATAGCACATAAAATACAGTTGACCTGAGGACGTTTACCTCTCACATAATCAATTTTGGAAGGAATAAAAAGATGCTTCCTCATTAATTTCTCCTTTGGAATACTAATAATTTTATATCTTTTCCCTATTCTCGGCAATAATCAGACCATCCTCTTTTAATATCGGTATGACATTATATAAATTTGTTTGGGCACAAAAAATAAGATCCTTTTTAAATCCCATCGTTATAAGTTGTTGACCCCAGATACTGGTCTGCAACATTTCCAGTAAATTATCCTTAAATTGCTCATATAAAAGGAGGGCAATCTGAGAATCATCATTAGAAGAAAGGTAATTACTACTTTGATTACAGTCATTTCCTCCAATTAAATATTTTATCATACCGGCACATACCGTATCTTCCAGAGAAATATTTCCTCTATCCCCAGCACAGACCAGCAAAACACTATTAGAATAATACTGGCAATATTGGATAACAGCTTGGATATTTAAGAAACAGCCAATGATAATCTGTTTAGCCTTACTGGTCAGGTTTATGGCTCTCACGCCATTGGTGGTGGAT
This region of Atribacterota bacterium genomic DNA includes:
- a CDS encoding HIT domain-containing protein; amino-acid sequence: MRKHLFIPSKIDYVRGKRPQVNCILCAIVAHDSRVVDSSIFSNDLMTVAVNLYPYNPGHLMIFPNRHIVDFAELFPEEVRDMHHLTVLSIKILQKIYNTQDFNIGYNLGESAGASIQHLHQHIVPRYRNELGFVDIIGGAKIFVEDPAQALIKLKEAFLREENNRETD
- a CDS encoding 2-phosphosulfolactate phosphatase; its protein translation is MSIEIVLLPEELQNRDINNSLVVIIDVLRASSTIVTALAENAVKVIPVFSPAEARKRTANLCLENVLLCGERGGQKLSDFNLGNSPWEYISPQVKDKVVFLSTTNGVRAINLTSKAKQIIIGCFLNIQAVIQYCQYYSNSVLLVCAGDRGNISLEDTVCAGMIKYLIGGNDCNQSSNYLSSNDDSQIALLLYEQFKDNLLEMLQTSIWGQQLITMGFKKDLIFCAQTNLYNVIPILKEDGLIIAENREKI